The nucleotide sequence CCCGTCACGGTGGACGGCGCCGGTGGGCGCTCACCGTCCTCGTCGCCGCGCTCCTCGCCGTCGTACCGACGGTGCCGGCGCAGGCGGCGCCGGACCGCGACCCGGACCTCGTCGTCATGAGCCGCAACCTCTACCTCGGCTCCACCCTCACGCCGGCGCTCACGGCGACGAGCCAGCAGGGCTTCGTCGCCGCGGTCGCCCAGATCTACGCGACGGCCCAGTTCACCGACTTCCCCGCGCGCGCCGAGGCCATCGCCGACGAGATCGAAGCGACGTCGCCGGACCTCGTCGGGCTGCAGGAGGTGACGCGCTGGACCACCTCGGGCCTCAACCCGCCGCCGGGGTACGACTTCCTCGCGATCCTCCAGGCGGCGCTCGACGCCCGCGGTCTCGACTACACGGTCGCGGCGACGGTCGACAACGCCTCGATCGGGCCGGCGCCCCTCGCCCTGCCCGGGTGCGTGCAGCCCGGTCCGACGATCACGTGCGCCGTCCAGCTCGACGACCGCGACGTCATCCTCGTCAACGACGACACCCCGGGCCTCACGTGGAGCAACCCCCGGTCCGGCCGCTACGACGCGCAGGCCCTCGTGCCGTCGCCCGTCGGGGCGCTGTCGTTCGACCGCGGCTGGGTGAGCATCGACGCGCGCCTCGACGGTCAGCCGTTCCGCTTCGTCAACACCCACCTCGAGACCGAGGCGTTCCCCGCCGTCCAGGAGGCGCAGGCCGCGGAGTTCCTCGCGGGTCCGGCGAAGGGCGGCACGGTGATCGCGGTCGGCGACTTCAACTCCGCCGCCGACGGGTCGACGACCACGTCGTACGCGCAGCTGACGGCGCCCGGGAAGTTCCGGGACGTGTGGGACGAGGCCGCTCTGGGTGCCGGCGACACGTGCTGCCAGTCGAGCGCCCTCACCAACCCGGTGTCGCAGCTGCGCTCGCGCATCGACCTCGTCCTCGTCCGGGGCGCCGCACGCGCTACCGGCGACGCGCAGCTGGTCGGCGACACGCCGTTCCGGGCGGTCCCACCGTTCTGGGCGTCCGACCATGCGGGCGTCGTGGCCGGGCTCCGGCTGTAGGCGGCCGCATGGCGATGCTCTAGCATCAGATGCGTGCGCACCACGCTGGCCATCGACGACGACGTGCTGGCCGCCGCACGCGAGCGCGCCCGTCGTGAGGGCCGTCCCATCGGGGCCGTGATCAGCGATCTGGCACGACAGGCGCTCACGGGCAGCAGCGGTACGGCGGAGTCGGAGGCGGAGGGGACGCCTCGCCACACAGGACCGTTCCGGCCGTTCCCGTCGCGTGGGCGCGTGGTGAGCAACGAGCTCATCGACGCTCTCCGCGAGCAGGAGGGGGTGTGAGGGCGCTCCTCGACGTCAACGTCCTCCTCGCCCTCTTCGACCCCGACCACGTCGACCATCGCGCTGCCCAGGCTTTCGCGACCGGTCTCGACGACGGGTGGGCCTCGTGCCCGCTGACGCAGAACGGCTTCCTCCGCATCGTCAGCCAGCCGCGGTACCCGTCTCCCGTTCCCGTCGCCGAGGCCGCAGCCCGCCTCGCGGAGGCGGCCGCGGACGGGGGCCACGAGTTCTGGCCGGACGACGTCAGCCTGCTCGACCGCACGCTGATCGAGCGACGGGTGCTCCTCGGGTCGCGGCAGATCACCGACGCCTATCTCCTGGCGCTCGCGACACGGCGGGGCGGACGCCTCGTCACGTTCGACCAGGGCATCTCGCTCGCCGCGGTGACCGGGGCGACCGAGGCGAATCTGGCCGTCGTCCCCACGTGACCGCGGCCTAGGGTCACGCGTGTGACCGTTCCGTCGTACCTCCGCTTCCCGTCCGTCGCCGGCGACGTCGTCGCCTTCGTCGCCGAGGACGACGTGTGGGCGTGCCCGCGCGACGGCGGCCGCGCGTGGCCGGTCACCGCCGACCGGGCGCCCGTCGCGTACACGCGGCTGTCGCCCGACGCGTCGACGGTGGCCTTCACCAGCCGACGGGAGGGCGTGCCCGAGGTGCACGTCGCGGGCCTCGACGGCGGCGGCGCCCGCCGCATCACGTGGTGGGGTGACGCGTTCACCCGCGTCCTCGGGTGGCTCGACGACACCCACGTCGTCGCCTGCACCGCGGCCGGGCAGATGGGCCGCGACGTCACGTGGGCGTACGCCGTGCCGGTCGACGGCGGGCCGGCGCGCCGCCTGCCGCTCGGCCCCGTCACCGGGTGGACGGTCCGAGGCGACGGCGCGTGCGTCGTGCAGACCGACGGCAACCGGCGCGGCGCCGCGGCGTGGAAGCGGTACCGGGGCGGCACCATCGGCCGGCTGTGGCTCGACCCCGACGGGTCGGGTCGGTTCGAGCGGGTCCTCGCCGGCCTCGACGGCCAGCTGGAGGACCCGGAGTGGGTGGGGGAGCGGCTCGCGTTCCTCTCGGACCACGAGGGCTGGGGCAACGTGTACTCCGTCGCCGCCGACGGCACCGACCTGCGCCGGCACACCGACCACGGTGACCGCTACGCCCGGGCGCTGTCCGGCGACGGGCAGCGGCTCGTCCACGCCGCCCACGGCGAGCTGTGGCTGCTCGACGACCTCTCCGCCGACTCGCAGCCGCAGCGGCTCGACGTCGTCCTGCCCGGCGCGCGCACGTCTCGTCGCCCCTCCGCCGTCCCCCTGCCCGACGGGCTCGCGGCGTTCGCCGTCGACCGCACCGGCCGCGCCGCCGCCGCCCTCGTCCGCGGCACCGTGCAGTGGCTCACGACCCGGGACGGGCCCGTGCGCGCCGTCGCGGACACCGCCGGTGTGCGGGTCCGCCTCCCGCGCGTGGTCCCGACGTCGGGCGCCGACGGGCCGGACCACGACCGCCCGCTCGTCCTGCGCGTGACCGACGCCGAGGGCGACGACGCGCTCGAGCTCGGACCCGTCGACGGGTCCGTCGAACCGCGTCGCTTCGCCGCGGGGCGCCTCGGTCGGGTCCTCGACCTCGCCGCGGCACCCGACGGACGCCGCGCCGCCGTCGCGACCCACGACGGTCGGGTGCTCGTCGTCGACCTCGCCGGAGCGGGTCAGGCGGAGCCCGTCGTCGTCGCGGACGGGCTCGTGAGCGACGCGACCGGGCTCGTGTTCTCCCCGGACTCCCGCTGGCTCGCGTGGTCGCACCCCGGCTCCTACCCGCTGCGCCAGATCCGCCTCGCCGAGCTCGGCGAGCCCGGGGACGCCCCCAGGGTCGTCGAGGCGACGCCGCTGCGGTTCGTCGACACGGAGCCGGTCTTCACCGACGACGGGCTCCACCTCGCGTTCCTGTCGGTGCGGACCTTCGACCCGGTCTACGACGCCATGGCCTTCGACATGGCGTTCGTCACCGCCCAGCGGCCGTACCTGCTGCCGCTCGCGGCGGGCACGCCGTCGCCGCTCGACCCGGCGCTCGACGGGCGCCCGGTCGCGCCCGCACCCGCTCCCGGGCAGCCGTCCGGTCCCGTCTCCCCTCCGCAGGTGCACGTCGACGCCGATGGGCTCCTGGCGCGCGCCGTGCCCCTGCCCGTGCCCGCCGGCCGCTTCGCCCACCTCCGCGCGGCCGGTCATGCTCTCCTGTGGCTCGAGCCGCCTCTCACGGGCGAGCTCGGCGAGTCCCGCGGCACACCCGACGAGGAGCCCAAGTCGCCGCTGCGCCGCTTCGACCTCCGCACCCACCGGGTCGACACCCTCGCCGAGGGGGTCCGCGACGCCCAGCTCTCCGGCGACGGGACCCGCGTCCTCGTCCGCGACGACGACGGCCTGCGGCTGCTGCCCACCGACCGGGTCGTGCCCGCCGACGACACCGAGGCCGTCGTCCGCGTCGACCTCGACCGCGTCCACGTCGTCGTCGACCCGAGCGCCATGTGGCGGCAGATGTTCGACGAGCAGGGCCGGCTCATGCGCGACCACTTCTGGGTCGAGGACATGGCCGGGGTCGACTGGGACGAGGTGCTGCGCCGGTACCGCCCGCTCGTCGACCGGGTCGCCACCCGCGACGACCTGTCGGAGGTGCTGTGGGAGACCGTCGGCGAGCTCGGCACCTCCCACGCGTACGAGACGCCGCCGGACCGGCCCTCGGAGCGCGCGGCACGGCTCGGCCACCTCGGCGCCGACCTCGCCCGCGACGACGACGGCCCCTGGCGCATCGAGCGGATCCTGCCCGGCGAGCCGAGCGTCGCCGCTGCACGGTCCCCGCTCCTCGCCCCCGGGGTCGGGGTCGCCGTCGGCGACGCCCTCGTCGCGGTCGACGGGCACCCGGTCGACGCGACGACGGGCCCCGGGCCGCTGTTCGTCGGGACCGCCTCACGACCGACCGAGCTGACCGTCGCGCCCGCAGACGGCGGGGACGTGCGACGCGTCGTCGTCGTGCCGCTGCCCGACGAGCGGCAGGTGCGCTACCACGACTGGGTCGCGGGACGTCGGCGCGCGGTCCACGAGGCGACCGGCTCGCGTGTCGGCTACCTCCACGTCCCCGACATGGTGGCGAGCGGCTGGGCGCAGCTGCACCGCGACCTCCACACCGAGCTGCGCCGCGACGGCCTGGTGCTCGACCTGCGGGCGAACGGCGGCGGTCACCTGTCGCAGCTCGTCCTCGAGAAGCTCGCACGGCGCATCGAGGCGCGGGGAGTGAGCCGGCACGCGCCGGAGGAGACGTGGCCGAGCGACGCCCCGCGCGGCCCGCTCGTGTGCGTGACGAACCAGTGGGCGGGCAGCGACGGCGACATCGGCACGGCGATGTTCCGGGCCCTCGGGCTGGGCCCGGTCGTCGGCATGCGGACGTGGGGCGGGGTCGTCGGGATCGACGGGCGCTACTCCCTCGTCGACGGCACCCGCGTCACGCAGCCCCGGTACGGATTCTGGACCCGGCGCGAGGGGTGGGGCATCGAGAACTACGGCGTCGACCCGGACGTCGAGGTGCCGCACCCGCCGCACGCGTGGGCCGCGGGCGAGGACCCGCAGCTCGACACCGCCGTGCGGCTCGTCCTCGAGGCGATGGAGACGGCGTCGCCGCTGGCGGAGCCGGACTGGCGGACCCGCCCCGACCGGCGGGCGCCGGAGCTGCCGCCGCGCTGACCTAATGAGAGCTACCGGATCCAGTCCTGGGGCAGGATCTGGTCCTGGTGGCCGCCTGCGGGTGAGCACTCCTCTGACCCGGACGCTGGTGAGTCCTTAAGTCAGATCGTGCCCCCGCGGGTGGGTCGGGAAGGGTGATCGCTGATGGGATGTCGTGCCCGCTGCGGGTTGGCGTGAGCACTTGATCATTAGGTTGCCGGGTTCCTTCCCGCTGCTGCCGGACTCCAGTGATGCAGTCGATGAGCGAGGCGGAGATGGGAGCTGGTGCGGGTGCTGTTCGTGGGCGACGACTGGGCTGAGGACCACCATGACGTGGAGGTGATGGACGCCTCCGGGCGCCGGCTGGCCCGGGCGCGGCTGGAGGAGGGCATCGGGGGAATGGCGCGGCTGCACGCGCTGATCGGCCAGTTCGTCGATGACGACGAGGACGAGGGTCAGGCGAACGCGCACGGCGAGGAGGGTGAGCCCGATGCGCTGGAGGGGTCGGGGCCGGTGGTGCTGGTGGGGATCGAGACCGACCGGGGGCCGTGGGTGCAGGCGCTGATCGCGGCGGGGTATCGGGTGTTCCCGATCAACCCGCTGCAGGTGGCCCGCTACCGGGAGCGGCACAGCGTGTCGGGGGCGAAGAGCGATCCCGGGGACGCGCACGTGCTGGCCGACATGGTCCGCACCGATGCGCACCAGCTGCGCCAGGCGGCCGGGGACAGCGACCTGGCGCAGGCGGTGAAGGTGGTGTCCCGGGCGCACAAGAACCTGATCTGGGAGCGGACCCGGCATGTTCAGCGGCTGCGGCACGCCCTGCGGGACTACTTCCCGGCCGCGCTGGCCGCCTTCGACGACCTGGCCGCCGCGGACGCCCTGGAGCTGCTGGCCAAGGCCCCGGACCCGGCCTCGGCGGCCCGGCTGAGCACCGCGCAGATCATGGCGGCGCTGAAGCGCGCGGGCCGCCGCGGCCGCGACCGGCGGGCGGCGGCGATCCAGGCCGCGCTGCGGTCGCCGCAGCTGGGCCGGGCGCCGCTGGTCAACGGCGCCTACGCCGCGACCGTGCGCGCGCAGGCCGCGATCCTGGGCGTCCTCGCCGAGCAGATCGAGATCATGGAAGCCGAGGTGCAGGCCCATTTTGGCCGGCACCCGGACGCTGAGATCTACACCAGCCAGCCCGGCCTCGGTGTCGTCCTCGGCGCCCGGGTGCTCGCCGAGTTCGGGGACGACCCCGACCGCTACGCCGACGCCCGCGCCCGCAAGAACTACGCCGGCACGTCCCCGATCACCCGCGCCTCCGGCCGCAAGCGGGTCGTCATGGCCCGCTACATCCACAACGACCGGCTCATCGACGCCGTCGCCCAGCAGGCCTTCTGCGCCACCAACACCTCATCGGGCGCCCGCGCCTACTACGACCGGCAGCGGGCCCGCGGCATCGGCCACCGCGGCGCCCTCCGCCAACTCGCCAACCGCCTCGTCGGGATCCTCCACGGCTGCCTCAAGACCCACACCCCCTACGACGAGGCCACGCCTGGGCCCACCACATCCAAGATCAACAAGCCGCGGCTTGACACCACTACGCCATGGGATGTCTGACTCGTGCCGATTTAGTGTGTCGGCCGCTCGATCCCGAGGGCGTCGATGATGTTGGCGGCGGTGTCGGTGAGTGGGTCGCTGGCGGTGTGTTCGTGGCCGCCGATGGTGACGGTGATCTGCTGCAGCGGGCGTAGGGCCTGGATGACCTTCCTCACGCTCATGCCGGTGGTGTCTTGCAGGTAGCGGGCGACGGCGAGAGCAGCGGTGACGATGGTGAGGTGGGCCTCGATGGCGTCGCGGTCGTGGTGGAACACCGGTCGGGCGCGTAGGTCGCTCTTGCTCATGCGGAAGGACGCCTCGACCTGCCACAGCGAGTGGTAGGAGCCGATCACCTCCGCGGCGGGCATGAGCGTGGCGGGCAGGTTGGTGACGTAGCCCTTCAACCCGACCAGCCGGCGGGCCCGGGCCAGGGCGGCCTCATCGAGGCTGACCGCACCGTTGGCGGTGGTGACGAACCGTGGGGTCCGGGTGGCTTTCTCCCCGGCGACGACGGCCTTGGCCCGGTTCTCCTGCAGGGTGAGGGTCCGCCCGTCGCGGGCGGCGCGCTTGGCGGAGTACGACCACACCGCCCGCCACGACCGCTCGTGCTCAGCGTGCGCGCCCGGGTCCCAGACCGGTTCGGCGCGCTTGCGCGGGTCGTTGCCGGCGCGGGCGGCGGCCGTCGCGGTCCTCGGGGTGATCCTCGGGGTGATGGTGTCGATGACCTGCCCGTCGCTGAACGCGTCGCCGTGCCAGCGGAAGTGCGAGGCGAGATCGACCGGTGCCTTCGTGACCCGGGAGCCGACGATGAAGCGGAGGTCCGCGGCGTGCAGCTCTCGTAGGTTCGTCGCCGACAGCATCCCCGCGTCCGCGACCACGACCATGTCCGCGACGTCGTGGCGGGCCTGGAAGGCGCGGATGACCGGCAGGATCGTGAGCGTCTCCGCCTTGTTGCCCTCGAACCCGACATCAGCACCAGCCGACCTCGAGCGGGAACCCGGCGCGGTCCACGAGCAGGCCGACGACGACCTGCGGGTCCACGCGGCGTTCCTTGGAGTACCCGACCCGGCGCAGGTCGTCTTCCTTCTCTGCCTCGAAGTACAAGGTGGTGACGTCGTACAGCACCAGCGACACGTCGCCGTGGGCGCTGGCGTGGGTGAAGCACGCCTTCGCGACTTGCCCGCGGTAGTCCCGCTCCTGGCAGCGGGCCAGGGACCGGAACATCGTGCGCAGCGACGCGCGCGGGACACCGAGCTCGTCGAGGACCCGCAGCGAGTCGGCCTTGCTGGTCGGCTCGACCAGCCGCGCCAGGACCAGCTGCTTGAACGCCTCGTCCGCGAGGACGTCGAAGCCGAGCCGGGCGTACGCGGTCGACAGCACATGCCACAACAACGCGCTGGACCGGGCGGTGATGACCGCCTGACCCGCCGGGACCGAGCCCACCGCGCCGGCGCTGAGGTCCAGCTCACCCTGCCCCGGCCTCGCCTCCCGGCGAGCGACCTCCAGCAGCGCCGCCAGCTCCTCGGGCGTGTGCGCGGAGCCCAGGTGCTTCAGCACCTTGTCACGCCCACCAACCCGCTCGGCGATCTGCACCGCCGTCGCCCCCGACGCCGTCCGGACCTTCCGAACGAACACCACCGGGCGAGGCTACCCACCGCTTAGTGTGTCGACGCCCGCCCGCCGAGCCCGCTGACCAGCGACGATCCCTCAGCAGCCTCCAAGATCACCGGAAGTGGCACGAGTCAGGGCTGACGCTGCCCGGGCGCCCGCGCACGCTTTCGCCACGCTTCCGCGTCAGGAGGAGGCATCGGGACTGTCAGGCTCGACGGTTGCCGCCGGCGCCGGGTCGTAAAGAACCTGCCATTGAGGCTGGTACGTCTTGCGGGTGTCGAGCAGGGCGGCCAGTTCGCCCAGTCGGTACTGCAGGCTCGCCAGGCGCTCGGACTCGGCCGCATCCGGCTCGTTCAGCGCTTCGTGAAAGTCCTCCAACCATGGAGCGAAGGCCGTGTCGAACTCAGCGACGAAGGACGCGTAACCAAGCATCGGCGTGCCGGAGCCGTCTGGGCGCAGCAACTCGGCGACGGCTCTCTGCTCTTCTCGCCACACCATGAAGCGCTTGTTGTCGAGATTGTCGTCACTCATTACTCGACCGATCTCGCGGAGAGCACCTGAAACGGAGCGGGTGGCCCCGGACGCCTCGAATGCCAGCATGTGGACGTCGTCATACAGGGACTCGACGACGCACCAGTACCTCGCGAAGCGGTAAAGGGTGCTGAGTCGAGCGGTCTTCGCGTGTCGCGAGTGCGGAGCCGGATGGACGTAGGCCTCAAGGAGGCGATCCGCTCTGATGTTGCGAATGCGCCGACCCAGGTCGAGTGTCGCGAGGAGTAGCGGCTCTCGGTGTCTGTCGAGCTCTCCGAGAGCACCCTGCCGTCGCTCCTCCGCGTTCCTGCGCCTTGTCAGTTCATCCTTGAGTCGCTCGAGTTCCCGGTTCTGCTCTCCCTTGACGGCCTCGAGCGACCGCTGTGCCTCCTCCGCCTTTGCTGCTGCACGCCTTGAGCCGATCAGGCCCACGACGGCGACCACCGCCGATCCCAGTGCGGCGACGACCGCGACCCCTGCCGACGCCAGGGCGCCGACGATCGCCGCTAGGACCTCAGGCTCCACGGCTCAATGGCACACCCCGGCCGTGGTCGAGTCAACGGCTTCAGGCGAACGCGGGACAGGGACCGTGCGTAGGAGGACGCTGATCTCGTGAGGACGACACATCGGTCGAATCACCTCGACCGTCTGTACTTCTCCCAGGACAGCTGGGCGCGCCGACGCGAACGGTGGGTAGGCCGCGCGGACCGCCAAGGCAGCTTCGCTCGGGGCAATGACGAGATCGTCCAGGAGGCCGTGGCCGACGAGGAGTCGGGCCTCCGCGTAGTGCTCAACTTGGGGGTACACGCGCTGCTCCGCTTGCTGCCTGACGGCCGCTACGTGAATCTCTACGAACGACCAGTCATTGGCGGATCGCCTCGACGACCTTCCCCGTCCCGCCGGCAAGTCGATCACTTGTTTGGGCTGGTCGGGCGGGACACGTACTTCGCGGCGGTGGCTCTCGGCGGTGCCGGGGTGCGGTTCTATGGCGAGTACTGCCTCGTGTTGCATCTCGACGAGATTGATGACGACCCGCAGATTGTCGACAGGGATTCCTACGACGTGCTCCTGCCTCCGCTTGCCGAGCAGTCGGATAAGCACGCGGTCGTCGCGGCGATCACCGGTCGGTGGCAGCGCGACCGTCATGACATCGTCGCTCTGAAGGTCCTGCCCGAGATCACGCACCTGCGCAACCTCGTCACGACCGGGACGGTCAGCGAACTGGTCCTCAAGGACCAGGAGTTCATCGAGGTGCATCTACGCCCCGGAAAGTCGGGAAGTGATGAGAGAGGCGGCTTCGGGCGGAAGCAGGTGCTCGAGGTCCGTCAGTCGCCCGACGAAGTTGCCGTCGCAGCCCGGATCGTAGAGAGGGAGCGCGCTGGCGAGGTGCTGCCTGCCGTAGACGACGAATGGATGCTCAGGAGAGAGTCCGCTGAACGCGTTCTCGCTCGCGCCGGTGTGCCCGTCCGAGTCGTCACTACCCACGGACGAGGTTATCAATGGAAGTAGCTAGGCCGCTTCCCTGGGTGATCGACGCTTGGGCCGTGCACGACGGGAAGGTCTTCGCATCCAGGCGCCCGCTTGACTCGATAGATGCGGACGTGACGGTCTTTCTGTCGGTACCGGACCTCGAGGCTGTCCCTGTGGGCAGGATCTCGACGGCTCTTCGAGCTGTGCGTAGCGGCTTCCAGGCGGGACTTCGAGATGCGGAAGGGAATGAGATCGCCTTCTCGAACCTGGGCCAGCTGCGTGCGCTTGTGAGTCGTGCCTATCTCGCTGCAGGGCTAGGCCCCGAAGCTCCTGGTGCTGTCGCCGGTCCGCTACCGGCTCCGGACAGGGGTCCGGGAGCGGGTTCGGCACTGCTTGAGTCGATGGCCCCCGAGTACCCCCCTTGGTCAGATGAGATGCACTTTCCCGGTCATGCTCCGGAGAGACTTGATCAGGCGGTGGCTCTTTATGCGGCAGCAGTGATCCTCGAGTTCGAGGAGCTGTTCTTCGACGACCTCGCTCCGTCGTTGATCCGCGGTTTCGTCCAGTTCGTCGAGGCAGTATTGGGAAGCGGTATCGTTCCTGACATCCTCTTCACCGAAGCGGTCGACTGGATGCGAGACGAAGCGGACATCCACGGTCTCGCACGATCAATACCATCGGCCACATGGCCCGCGGCTCTGGGTCAAGCCGCGGAGAACCGTGGCTGGGGCGGCTTGGCGCATGCCTGTTCTCGCATCGTTGATGCGTTCCCGCCCGGAGCCGTGACCACGCTCGGGACCAATTACGGCCACCTTGTCATCCATCGCCCAGGGGATCTTGTCAGTCTGGAGTCGCGAGGCTTGTTGGCGGTCGTCCCAGGTCCCCGTCCGACGGCTTACCGCCGTTGGCCATGCTCTCGCCTCGCCGAATTGGCGTTGATTCCTCAGATTGACTCGCGCTTCTGGGAAGGAGCGCGGACCACGCTGGATCTGGCGCCAGCGACTTTGGCGGTGGCGCTCCGTTCGCCAAGGCGGCTCGGGGTGCTGGATGGCGAGGTGTCCCCCGCTGGGGCTGCCTTCGCCCGACTCCGTCCTCGCCTTGACGCACCCTCGTGTCCGAAAGCTGCCGAGTCGGCACTACACGGCTTCATCGATGCGTGTCTGGCTGGTCGCGCGAGCGGCGAACCCGATCCCGAACCGCCCTCGCGGCCGTCGACAGATGGCTTGCGCGCGAAGCGCAGCTCTGCTCCACAGAGTGACGAAGTCCGACGGCATGACGGACCAAGTGCTCTGGCCTGAGGCATTCGTCAGCAGGGACTTGCGGCGGCCAGGCAGGCACGCACCGACGTCATTGCCGTGCGAAGCGAGTCGGCGCGCTCACACCAGGGCGCTGGGTGCGATGTGTTCCCTCTCAGTGACTCACGCGTGAACGACCCGGCGGGGTGGTGCGGCCGCGCCGGTGTCGGTGGCCCGTGGGACGGTTCTCGTCGTGGCCGAGCAGGCAGAGGACCTCGTCGTCGCCGACGTCGAGGCGTGGCGGGCGTGGCTGGCGGACAACGTCGACCTCCAGCCGGGCGTGTGGCTGGTCCTCGCGAAGAAGGGGACCACGAGCCCGACGAGCCTCACGTACCAGCAGGCGCTCGAGGAGGCGCTGTGCCAGGGCTGGATCGACGGGCAGACCAGGCGCTTCGACGACGCGACGTACAGGCAGCGCTTCACGCCACGGCGGAAGCGCAGCCTGTGGTCGCAGCGGAACGTCGGCATCGTCGCCCGGCTCGTCGAGGAGGGCCGCATGCAGCCGAACGGTCTCGCCGAGGTCGCGCGCGCGAAGGCCGACGGCCGCTGGGACGCCGCCTACGCCGGCCCCGCGACGATCGAGATGCCCGACGACCTCGCCGCCGCGCTCGCCGCCGAGCCCGCGGCGCAGCGGTTCTACGACTCCCTCGGCAAGCAGGGCCGCTTCGCCGTCATGGCGC is from Aquipuribacter nitratireducens and encodes:
- a CDS encoding endonuclease/exonuclease/phosphatase family protein encodes the protein MHTTTSRHGGRRRWALTVLVAALLAVVPTVPAQAAPDRDPDLVVMSRNLYLGSTLTPALTATSQQGFVAAVAQIYATAQFTDFPARAEAIADEIEATSPDLVGLQEVTRWTTSGLNPPPGYDFLAILQAALDARGLDYTVAATVDNASIGPAPLALPGCVQPGPTITCAVQLDDRDVILVNDDTPGLTWSNPRSGRYDAQALVPSPVGALSFDRGWVSIDARLDGQPFRFVNTHLETEAFPAVQEAQAAEFLAGPAKGGTVIAVGDFNSAADGSTTTSYAQLTAPGKFRDVWDEAALGAGDTCCQSSALTNPVSQLRSRIDLVLVRGAARATGDAQLVGDTPFRAVPPFWASDHAGVVAGLRL
- a CDS encoding TA system VapC family ribonuclease toxin, coding for MRALLDVNVLLALFDPDHVDHRAAQAFATGLDDGWASCPLTQNGFLRIVSQPRYPSPVPVAEAAARLAEAAADGGHEFWPDDVSLLDRTLIERRVLLGSRQITDAYLLALATRRGGRLVTFDQGISLAAVTGATEANLAVVPT
- a CDS encoding S41 family peptidase; its protein translation is MTVPSYLRFPSVAGDVVAFVAEDDVWACPRDGGRAWPVTADRAPVAYTRLSPDASTVAFTSRREGVPEVHVAGLDGGGARRITWWGDAFTRVLGWLDDTHVVACTAAGQMGRDVTWAYAVPVDGGPARRLPLGPVTGWTVRGDGACVVQTDGNRRGAAAWKRYRGGTIGRLWLDPDGSGRFERVLAGLDGQLEDPEWVGERLAFLSDHEGWGNVYSVAADGTDLRRHTDHGDRYARALSGDGQRLVHAAHGELWLLDDLSADSQPQRLDVVLPGARTSRRPSAVPLPDGLAAFAVDRTGRAAAALVRGTVQWLTTRDGPVRAVADTAGVRVRLPRVVPTSGADGPDHDRPLVLRVTDAEGDDALELGPVDGSVEPRRFAAGRLGRVLDLAAAPDGRRAAVATHDGRVLVVDLAGAGQAEPVVVADGLVSDATGLVFSPDSRWLAWSHPGSYPLRQIRLAELGEPGDAPRVVEATPLRFVDTEPVFTDDGLHLAFLSVRTFDPVYDAMAFDMAFVTAQRPYLLPLAAGTPSPLDPALDGRPVAPAPAPGQPSGPVSPPQVHVDADGLLARAVPLPVPAGRFAHLRAAGHALLWLEPPLTGELGESRGTPDEEPKSPLRRFDLRTHRVDTLAEGVRDAQLSGDGTRVLVRDDDGLRLLPTDRVVPADDTEAVVRVDLDRVHVVVDPSAMWRQMFDEQGRLMRDHFWVEDMAGVDWDEVLRRYRPLVDRVATRDDLSEVLWETVGELGTSHAYETPPDRPSERAARLGHLGADLARDDDGPWRIERILPGEPSVAAARSPLLAPGVGVAVGDALVAVDGHPVDATTGPGPLFVGTASRPTELTVAPADGGDVRRVVVVPLPDERQVRYHDWVAGRRRAVHEATGSRVGYLHVPDMVASGWAQLHRDLHTELRRDGLVLDLRANGGGHLSQLVLEKLARRIEARGVSRHAPEETWPSDAPRGPLVCVTNQWAGSDGDIGTAMFRALGLGPVVGMRTWGGVVGIDGRYSLVDGTRVTQPRYGFWTRREGWGIENYGVDPDVEVPHPPHAWAAGEDPQLDTAVRLVLEAMETASPLAEPDWRTRPDRRAPELPPR
- a CDS encoding YdeI/OmpD-associated family protein, with the protein product MAEQAEDLVVADVEAWRAWLADNVDLQPGVWLVLAKKGTTSPTSLTYQQALEEALCQGWIDGQTRRFDDATYRQRFTPRRKRSLWSQRNVGIVARLVEEGRMQPNGLAEVARAKADGRWDAAYAGPATIEMPDDLAAALAAEPAAQRFYDSLGKQGRFAVMARVTTALTPETRARRIERLVAGLAAGKAP